CAACCGACCATTCAAAAGAATGTACGCGATAAGCAGCCGCCGCAATATGACTGACAGCGATACTTTTTCCTGCCACGAGTAAATTATCGATTTGCTGAGGAATCATTGCCCGCAGCGGAATCTGAAAAGGATACGCTTGACCTGCACCGAGCCGTTCGCCAGGGCGCTCGATATTACCAGGAAGTTCCGCAGGACTTTTGAGCATACAAGGATGGAAGTCGATCGCATAGTGACCAATACCAACAGCATCAGGATAAATCGTAGAGCGCGTCCGCCGCATCACATCTCTGGGAGGAATCTTTCCTGCAATCACCGATGCAGCTTCCAAACCCGCTAATGCAGCCTTGAGACTGCGATAGCTTTGCGGTGATAAAACCAAGCGATAGTAACTATCACTATAATCGCGACGCGAAATATCAATTTCTGATACCGTAAAACCTTGAGGATAGGCTAGGGTAGGACGTCCTAAAATCCGCCGTCCCTCGCGCATATAAGGATACTTAGATAATCCGTGCGCCGTTCCCATCGGCGAATCGAGTCCTGCAAGGTAGCGATTGTTTGGCTGCGGTTCCTTCACCCCAGGACCAAGTTGCGAATCGGTCGTTCCGGCAACAAGCCAATGAAAAAAGCCTTTAGCGTGTTCTTCCCCTTTACGCAACGTTTCGACACGCAAGCCGCCCATCCAACCACCAGGTTGCAACTGTCCTGTCGTCTGTAGTTGGTTGCGCGTATAAACTAAGTTATCAGCAGCCGTACCAGGGCGGTAGTCGTTACCCCAAGTCCAGTTTTGCATCGAGATATCGCCTGGAGTAGGAGCCGTGAAAGAGATACCGCCAAAGCGCATATTTTCACCTTGGCGCGGACTCCAGATGCGACGGTAAGTAAAGACTAAAGGAAAGCTGGCAAGTCGCGGTAGCTCATAACTGTAGTAACTGGCATACTGTTGATAAAATGGTGGTTCTACGTGTATTTGCGGCTGCTGAGTCGCTTCCATCGCAAAAGTGTAAGTAAAGCCTTGCGTGCAATACGGATCGTTAGTCGCGCTAGAAGAAGACGGTTCGAGATGAGAACGCGGATCGATACCTAAGCGATAAGGAACATCTGCAAGCGCAATCAGTTCGCCCGTCTCCGTTGCATCAATTACATACCAGTTAGGAACAGAAGTAGACTCACCCCTCTTGGCAGCAGGGACAAACCGCACAATATTTTTAGTAAACAAGCGCGAGTTTTGATAGCTATAAGCATCGGTAATTGTTTGCGATAGCGGATAAGTATTAAGCGGTGGCGCGCCCTTAGCAGGTTGGTGCTGAATTGCGATCGCACTTTGAATGCGTTTTTCGGCACCTGTTTGGGCAATTTGTAAATCTTTAATAACTGTTGTCGGAAACCATTTCAATTCTCCGCGCCCTCTTCTTGCAGCGTCGCGTAACATTTCTGAAAGGATAACGTGACCATCACGCGGTAAAAAGCAAGACTCACTGACCCAACAATCACCAGGGTCTAACTTGCCATATTTGCGTTCAATCCGCCGACGTAATTCTAAATAACCACGCGAGTAAAACAATCGCTGTCGTTGCGTTGTGCGTTCGTCAAGTGCGGAGGTTCCCTGTGCGGAAATTTGTCCTCCCACCCAATCGGTGATTTCAGTTAAACAAACTGTCCTTCCGGCTAACAAGGCTTCATACGCTGTCGCCACACCCGCAAGACCACCTCCAGCTACTAAGAGTTCGCACTCTACGGTTTGATCCGCAGTTCGAGGCGGCGTTGCCAAGGCAATTAAAGGAAAAGAGGCGATAAAAGTTGAAATTAAAGTCAGACTAACAAGCGATCGCTTCATATTTCTGGTAGCTTAGCTCCATAAGTCTAAGTAGCTCCTAGACGTTACCACCCTGAAAATGTTCATCGCAAGTGGTAGGACTTAGGGATTGGGTATCAAAGAGAGATTTTGCATTGATCGAGGCGTTAATCTGCAATCATCCACTTTTCAATCGAAATTTCCCCGATCTTTGACCTCTGGTTAGTGACTAGCGATCGGTCTTGAGTGGTTAGCGATCAATTTTGAATCAGAAAAATTCTCCTCAGATCTCCTCTGCACCTATCTAAGTAACTGGTGCAATTCCTGACGATTCGCGTACTACAAGTCTTGTTCCCAAAACTTTGGCAGTTTTCGTTAGTGATTTACTCAATAATAATTCTGCTGCAACGACTCCTTTTTCAATCAGTGGTTGCTGTACGGTTGTAAGTCTTGGGCGGATTTGCCAAGCTAAGGGAATATCATCAAAGCCGACGATTGATAAATCTTCTGGCACTTTTAAACCCATTTGCTGTGCAGTGCGCAAAGCACCAAAAGCTAAAATATCACTCATCGCTAAAATGGCAGTTGGTCGAGGATGGCGCTGCAATACAGTCGTGGCGACTTCTCGTGCATGATTTTCGTCGTTGCGACATTCGTAAATGGGAATCTGGCTAAAGTCAATTCCCGCCTCTTCGATCGCATCGCGGTAGCCTTGCAATCGTAGCTTAGTTATTTGATGCGTCGCTTGTTCGAGTCGTTGAGCGTCTACTAAACCAACGTATAAATCAGAAAGTAACTCCATCGCAATAATGGCGATTTGCTTGTGATGAAGACTTAATAAGTGCGTTGCAGCTTTTCTTGCAGCTTGGCGATCGTCAATTCCAACTGACGGGACATTTTTTAACGAAGGCTGATCGACGGCGACAACTGGTAGCTGACGGTCTAAAACACGTACGAGTGCTTCACTATCATCAGGGAGGTTATAAATAATAAACCCATCTACTGTGGCTTGCTCAATTGTCTTTTGCGCCGCATCGCTTTCGAGTGTGGGTACGATGAGCAAACTTGCTTTGACGCGTTCGCAAACTCTTGAAACTCCTCTTAAAAAAGAGATCGCCGCTAAGTCATTAAATGCGTACGGTAGCGATTCTCCAAATACTAAGCCAATCGCACCTGTTTGCCCTGTCCGCAGCATCCGCGCCATCGGATTAGGACCTGGGTAGCCCATTTCTTTGGCTGTTTCCAGGATTTTATCGCGCAGTTCTGGGGAAAGTTGATCCGGTCGATTGAACGCATTTGATACTGTTGTCCGCGAAACTCCGATAGCTTGAGCAATATCCTGAAGTTTGATGGATTTTCTTGCTTTGTCGTGTTCCATGCATTTTTTAGGATACTGTTCCTCTTTTTGCCTGTAATTGAAACACACATTGACTTGATCGATCAAGAAAAGTTGTTACAATGGTTAACGTAAGCTATCTGAATCGATTCAGATAACTCGAGTGAGGAGTATATATGAACTACCAACAGTGGCTCAACTACAGAGAACAAGAACTGCTAGTTCCTCGGTCAAAACCTGCAGCGAAATCTACGCAAAGTCAATTCAATTCATTGCTCGATCGTTTGGGGCGTTATTTCTCCCAGTTGTTCGCGTTTAGCAATGAACCTCAAGTGCGAGAAATTGTTATTGATGGCAAAATGCAGTGGCGAGTTTACGATCCCGAAAGCGATCGCACATTGCAACTCAACTCAGCACCAGAAGTTTTAATTTGGTTAGAAGAACGCCACCACAATCGTCAGCAACACAATGTTTGGGATTGAAAAGAGTAGCACCTGTCTAACCTCTATGATACCTCCAGTTCACTCCCTAACTGACGAAACAACCTTGCTAGTACCGTGTTGGAAAATAAAAATCCTTCGGGATCGCTTAGGCGTATTTGTTCAGTTCCCACAATTTCCACCCAACCTCGTTCGTAGTAGGGTTGTAAGCATTGCCAAATTTTTGCCACCGTCTCCACACCAAATTGTTGCGCGAGTGTAGCAAGGTTAATACCTTCACTTAAGCGCAGCTTTAACATGAGTGTTTCCAACAAAACCTCATTTAAAGGTGTCTGTGGACAATCGAGTACGCCATCAGCAGCAATGTAATCTTTCACCCACTGATAATATTCCTGTGTCTTGCGCGGACGAGTGAATCGTTGTCCACGAACGTAGCTAGTCGCACCCATCCCAAAGCCATAGTATGGTTGATTGTGCCAATATACGCGGTTGTGACGACACTGATGAAGAGGTTGAGCATAGTTAGAGATTTCGTAGTGTTCGTACCCAGCGGATGTTAAAACTTGCTGCGCCATGCGGTACATCTGCGCTGTCGTATCATCAGTTGGTAAGGGCTGTTTTCCAGCTTCGTAGTAACGATTAAATGCGGTACCAGGTTCGATTTGCAGATCGTAAATTGAAAGATGATTGGGGGCGATCGCCACAACTCGATCTAAACTATCTTGCCACTGTGCTAAGGTTTGATAAGGTAGACCAGAAATCAAATCAAGGCTGAATGAAGGGACATTGACTGTTCGCACCATCTCGATTGCGGTGTAAATATCTTCAACAGTATGCGATCGCCCGCAAATCTTTAATAATTCTGGTTGAAACGCTTGGACACCGAGACTAACGCGATTCACTCCCGCAAGACAATAACCTTGTAGCTGTTCTAAAGTAAACGTCCCTGGGTCAATTTCTATCGAAATTTCAGCACCATTGGCGATTCCAAATTGTGATTTGAGCGTATTAACAACTTGTTGCAGTTGATTCACCGATAATAACGAAGGAGTTCCACCACCAAAGAAAATCGTTTTGAGTGGTTCGCCTGCTGCGTTGGTGTTAGCAATTTCTTGACACAACACTTCTACATAACGCGAAATTGTGCCAGAGTTTTCGCCATTTAGGCGATCGCCTACAACTGATACCGGAAAGTCGCAATAATAACACCGCCTTCTACAAAAAGGAATATGTACATAGGCGGAGGTTGGCTGAGTGTCATTAATGACGTTTTTGCTTAAATCTAATTTAGCTAACACGCACTTTTCTATGAAAATAAAAATAATGGTGAATAAGTGTAAACTCTTTTTCTAAAAATTAAATATTTCTTGTAAATTCTTCTCAGATGACGAGCGATGAAATATTTATTTTACTGTCTAACGTTGCAGATATCTCATTATCTTCACTACTTGAAGAGGTGTGAAATCAAGATAAAAGACAGATAGATAAAATTCACTAATTAAAATGTGACTATTGTATCTAAATCAATATGAGAGACGACCACAGTAGATAAGAATTTATCAAAGTCATACGCATTAAGCTGTGCTAGCTTACAAAATATTCTTGTTAAAAGAAACATAACGGAGGAATATTAAAATGCAACAAACTTATCAATTACGCATTATGTTAGCTAAGTTACTCATTTCCGTAATGTTGTATTAATAAGAGCGATCTGATACAACAACTGTAAATCTGTGGTGAAGAACACTAAAGATATAATAAAAGTACTCAACCAAACGGGTGAGGAAACAAAAGTTCAGTTGTTGCATCCTGAAAAAACAGACTTGCAACTTAAATAACTTGGATTTGCACAATGCTTGACGCAATTATTATCATTTCATTCATTGTAGCAGGCGCAGGCATAGGTTATTACAGCATAGAACTGCTGCCTGGAAACGTGCAGCAGCAGGTGACTAACGTTGAAGCTTTGCGCTTGGTTTTTGCGGCTTTCGCCGCCTTGATTGGTGGTGCTGCGGGACTGAGTTTCCAGATTAGCTATCGTCGCATCGAAAAACAAGTCAGAGAAATGCCGATTGAGGTAATTTTGACACGAGCGATCGGCTTAGTCATGGGATTACTCATTGCCAATTTAATGTTGGCTCCGTTGTTCTTACTACCAATTCCTGCAGATTTTGGCTTCATCAAGCCATTGATCGCGGTGTTAGGCAGTGTTATGTTTGCTTTTTCGGGAGTGAGTTTAGCAGATACTCACGGTCCTGCGTTACTGAGACTGATTAATTTCAACAATGTCGAGTCGGTATTGCTAGCCGAAGGAACCCTCAAAGCAGCTGCGACCAAAGTTGTAGACACTAGCTGTATCATCGATGGGCGTCTGGAAACACTGCTAGAAACAGGATTTCTAGAAGGACAAATTTTAGTTCCACAATTTGTTTTACAAGAACTGCAACAACTCGCCGATGGTGCTAAAGATCAAAAGCGCGTTCGCGGGCGGCGGGGGTTAGAAATCCTCAATCGTTTGAAGGAAACTTACGCGGATCGAATTTTGATTCATCCGGTAGATTATGATGATGTACCGACAGTTGATGCTAAATTAGTGCGGTTTGCCCAAGAGATCAATGGTACGTTGGTGACG
The Chroococcidiopsis sp. TS-821 genome window above contains:
- a CDS encoding FAD-dependent oxidoreductase — protein: MKRSLVSLTLISTFIASFPLIALATPPRTADQTVECELLVAGGGLAGVATAYEALLAGRTVCLTEITDWVGGQISAQGTSALDERTTQRQRLFYSRGYLELRRRIERKYGKLDPGDCWVSESCFLPRDGHVILSEMLRDAARRGRGELKWFPTTVIKDLQIAQTGAEKRIQSAIAIQHQPAKGAPPLNTYPLSQTITDAYSYQNSRLFTKNIVRFVPAAKRGESTSVPNWYVIDATETGELIALADVPYRLGIDPRSHLEPSSSSATNDPYCTQGFTYTFAMEATQQPQIHVEPPFYQQYASYYSYELPRLASFPLVFTYRRIWSPRQGENMRFGGISFTAPTPGDISMQNWTWGNDYRPGTAADNLVYTRNQLQTTGQLQPGGWMGGLRVETLRKGEEHAKGFFHWLVAGTTDSQLGPGVKEPQPNNRYLAGLDSPMGTAHGLSKYPYMREGRRILGRPTLAYPQGFTVSEIDISRRDYSDSYYRLVLSPQSYRSLKAALAGLEAASVIAGKIPPRDVMRRTRSTIYPDAVGIGHYAIDFHPCMLKSPAELPGNIERPGERLGAGQAYPFQIPLRAMIPQQIDNLLVAGKSIAVSHIAAAAYRVHSFEWSVGAAAGTTAAFALERAIAPYQLIARIPFPEPQLEALQRRLVQNGNPTAFPDTSIFNEAWEDWQ
- a CDS encoding LacI family DNA-binding transcriptional regulator, which produces MEHDKARKSIKLQDIAQAIGVSRTTVSNAFNRPDQLSPELRDKILETAKEMGYPGPNPMARMLRTGQTGAIGLVFGESLPYAFNDLAAISFLRGVSRVCERVKASLLIVPTLESDAAQKTIEQATVDGFIIYNLPDDSEALVRVLDRQLPVVAVDQPSLKNVPSVGIDDRQAARKAATHLLSLHHKQIAIIAMELLSDLYVGLVDAQRLEQATHQITKLRLQGYRDAIEEAGIDFSQIPIYECRNDENHAREVATTVLQRHPRPTAILAMSDILAFGALRTAQQMGLKVPEDLSIVGFDDIPLAWQIRPRLTTVQQPLIEKGVVAAELLLSKSLTKTAKVLGTRLVVRESSGIAPVT
- the hemW gene encoding radical SAM family heme chaperone HemW, which translates into the protein MLAKLDLSKNVINDTQPTSAYVHIPFCRRRCYYCDFPVSVVGDRLNGENSGTISRYVEVLCQEIANTNAAGEPLKTIFFGGGTPSLLSVNQLQQVVNTLKSQFGIANGAEISIEIDPGTFTLEQLQGYCLAGVNRVSLGVQAFQPELLKICGRSHTVEDIYTAIEMVRTVNVPSFSLDLISGLPYQTLAQWQDSLDRVVAIAPNHLSIYDLQIEPGTAFNRYYEAGKQPLPTDDTTAQMYRMAQQVLTSAGYEHYEISNYAQPLHQCRHNRVYWHNQPYYGFGMGATSYVRGQRFTRPRKTQEYYQWVKDYIAADGVLDCPQTPLNEVLLETLMLKLRLSEGINLATLAQQFGVETVAKIWQCLQPYYERGWVEIVGTEQIRLSDPEGFLFSNTVLARLFRQLGSELEVS
- a CDS encoding PIN/TRAM domain-containing protein, which produces MLDAIIIISFIVAGAGIGYYSIELLPGNVQQQVTNVEALRLVFAAFAALIGGAAGLSFQISYRRIEKQVREMPIEVILTRAIGLVMGLLIANLMLAPLFLLPIPADFGFIKPLIAVLGSVMFAFSGVSLADTHGPALLRLINFNNVESVLLAEGTLKAAATKVVDTSCIIDGRLETLLETGFLEGQILVPQFVLQELQQLADGAKDQKRVRGRRGLEILNRLKETYADRILIHPVDYDDVPTVDAKLVRFAQEINGTLVTNDYNLSKVASVQKVPVLNINDLVQAVRPTYLPGDSIDLKVLKEGKEPSQGIGYLEDGTMVVVEEGSSYVGGEVRVIVTSALQTTAGRMIFAKPQASALA